One region of Chlorobiota bacterium genomic DNA includes:
- the lnt gene encoding apolipoprotein N-acyltransferase: MPTEPRNAVLDRLPTWNFLVATGLLLGLAYPPNPVGLFGAVGLVPLLYVLRRAATWKQAFRWSYGSFLLFSALTTWWVGSWQSKTEPYLMISCLLLIIIHPLFFVIPMLLYRWVMRRASPFHALLFLPFLWTGGEYLHALTDASYPWLTLGNTQTYNHYFIQFIEFTGVWGLSFVLLAINCALTALLFAAGADIPQQQRRQVRRVGLGVLAAAILLPYAHGILRDESPTKGGGMTTTIIQPNVDPWDKWEQVDTVNQIELNGQMTRKAVAALQQKPDMVLWVETAIPRTLTTPGAEGRMAEVMELVNSIDVPLMSGFPDYHRYSDTEPIPPSSKIGVEYGAAGQLDSFRYDHFNSVGLFVPGKGLTGVYHKMQLVPFGERIPFADDLPFLIKMLTWDMGISAWGRGQSITVFDLPLRNGQPAKGGAVICFESVYPNVVRKFVDSGANFLTVVTNDGWYLGTTGPLQHQRFALLRAIENRRPIARAANTGISCFISPNGEIYNETEQNVAAAITDQLELRSGRTLYTRWGDWWPQLCLLAAAMFAVAIALRRHRSA; this comes from the coding sequence ATGCCAACCGAACCTCGCAACGCCGTGCTGGATCGCCTTCCCACGTGGAACTTTCTTGTGGCCACTGGCCTACTTTTGGGATTAGCCTATCCCCCGAACCCTGTTGGATTGTTCGGCGCGGTTGGGCTTGTTCCCTTGCTGTACGTGCTTCGGCGCGCGGCAACGTGGAAGCAAGCCTTCCGCTGGAGCTACGGCTCCTTCCTTCTTTTTTCCGCGCTCACAACGTGGTGGGTGGGAAGCTGGCAATCGAAGACGGAGCCGTACTTGATGATTAGCTGCCTGTTGCTCATCATCATCCACCCCCTCTTTTTTGTGATCCCGATGCTTCTGTACCGTTGGGTGATGCGGCGCGCATCCCCCTTCCATGCACTGCTGTTTCTTCCATTCCTATGGACCGGCGGGGAATACCTTCACGCGCTCACCGATGCCAGCTATCCGTGGCTAACGCTGGGGAACACCCAAACCTACAACCACTATTTCATCCAGTTTATTGAGTTCACCGGGGTGTGGGGGCTGAGCTTTGTTTTGCTGGCAATCAACTGCGCCCTTACCGCGCTGCTGTTTGCCGCCGGGGCGGATATTCCCCAACAGCAACGCCGCCAAGTTCGGCGCGTTGGGTTGGGGGTTCTGGCCGCTGCAATTCTGCTCCCCTACGCCCACGGCATTCTGCGCGACGAATCGCCAACAAAGGGGGGAGGGATGACAACCACCATCATCCAGCCGAACGTTGATCCGTGGGACAAGTGGGAGCAGGTGGATACCGTAAACCAGATTGAGTTGAACGGCCAGATGACCCGGAAAGCGGTGGCCGCGCTTCAGCAAAAACCAGATATGGTGCTCTGGGTGGAGACGGCGATTCCCCGCACGCTAACAACGCCCGGGGCCGAAGGAAGAATGGCGGAGGTGATGGAGCTGGTCAACAGCATTGATGTTCCGCTGATGAGCGGATTCCCCGATTACCACCGCTACTCCGATACCGAGCCGATTCCCCCCAGTTCCAAAATCGGCGTTGAGTATGGCGCGGCGGGCCAGCTGGACAGCTTCCGCTACGACCACTTCAATTCCGTTGGGCTGTTTGTGCCTGGCAAGGGCCTGACAGGCGTGTATCACAAGATGCAGCTGGTCCCGTTTGGCGAGCGGATTCCGTTTGCCGATGATCTTCCCTTCCTGATTAAAATGCTGACGTGGGATATGGGGATTTCGGCGTGGGGAAGGGGGCAATCTATCACGGTGTTCGATCTGCCGTTGCGGAATGGCCAGCCAGCCAAAGGGGGAGCCGTGATCTGCTTCGAAAGCGTTTACCCGAACGTGGTGCGGAAGTTCGTTGACTCCGGCGCAAATTTCCTAACAGTGGTGACCAACGATGGGTGGTATCTGGGAACCACCGGCCCATTGCAGCACCAACGTTTTGCCCTGCTTCGCGCAATCGAAAACCGCCGGCCAATAGCGCGTGCAGCCAACACGGGAATCAGCTGCTTCATCTCGCCAAACGGTGAGATTTACAACGAGACCGAGCAGAACGTGGCCGCAGCAATCACCGACCAGCTTGAGCTACGGAGCGGCCGTACACTCTACACCCGTTGGGGGGATTGGTGGCCGCAACTTTGTTTGCTGGCCGCAGCAATGTTCGCGGTAGCGATTGCTCTGCGCCGCCACCGAAGCGCGTAG
- a CDS encoding S41 family peptidase, whose translation MDKPHSTLPLSPRALLMVLASVMVLAAFMLPDEEEYYYNVNAQLEVFGETFRELSHGYVEKLDPERMITAAIDGMLEELDPYTEYLRKGEAAEIELLSSGSYGGIGISVGMRDSMVTITDVMDGYSAQREGVRMGDRIMEINGVRMLNGPIERLREQTRGLPNTTVPLTVQRDGVDTLLHFTLTRETIRVRSISYSGMVADSVGYVRLTRFSSNAGDEMRAAILDLQRQGMKRGMILDLRNNPGGVLEAAVDVVAKFVPSGSLIVSTRGRDSAESQEYRSTEDPIAEGLPVVIMVDGYSASAAEIVAGAMQDLDVGVVIGVPSFGKGLVQSTRLLPDDNMLKMTTARYYTPSGRCIQKIDYAGDQAGGTVDTSHRLFRTRIGRPVYDHGGVLPDTLVRLPDTAAIIARLAESNLFFRFASQSASGMRALPQRFAITDSLLAAFMEFSTNELNESQTPDPLIEQIDDLYDDARRTRRSAQVVEQIEKLRGVAKADQRREMERYREEVRRWLFDEITARFTTQRERVAKSLPNDRQVNAALGLLRLGGKGYRKLLAIR comes from the coding sequence ATGGATAAGCCACATTCCACGCTCCCGCTCTCGCCACGTGCCTTGCTGATGGTGCTTGCCTCGGTGATGGTGCTTGCCGCTTTTATGCTCCCCGACGAGGAGGAGTATTACTACAACGTCAACGCCCAGTTGGAGGTGTTCGGCGAGACGTTCCGCGAGCTGTCGCACGGCTACGTGGAAAAGCTGGACCCAGAAAGAATGATTACCGCCGCCATTGATGGAATGTTGGAAGAACTGGACCCCTACACCGAGTATCTGCGGAAAGGTGAGGCCGCCGAAATTGAGTTGCTATCAAGCGGCTCCTACGGCGGGATTGGGATTAGCGTGGGAATGCGCGACAGCATGGTGACGATCACCGATGTGATGGATGGATACTCGGCACAGCGCGAAGGGGTCCGGATGGGGGACAGGATTATGGAGATTAACGGCGTGCGGATGCTGAACGGACCGATTGAACGGCTGCGCGAACAAACACGCGGCCTGCCGAACACCACGGTCCCGCTAACGGTGCAACGCGACGGCGTGGATACGCTGCTCCATTTCACCCTTACCCGCGAGACGATTCGCGTGCGGAGCATCAGCTACAGCGGCATGGTGGCCGATAGCGTTGGGTACGTGCGGCTAACCCGGTTCAGCAGCAATGCCGGCGATGAGATGCGTGCGGCAATCCTTGACTTGCAACGCCAGGGGATGAAACGCGGGATGATCCTGGACCTTCGCAACAACCCCGGCGGCGTGCTGGAAGCAGCGGTGGATGTGGTGGCGAAGTTCGTCCCCTCCGGCAGCCTGATCGTCTCCACCCGGGGCCGCGACTCCGCCGAAAGCCAGGAATACCGCTCCACCGAAGACCCGATTGCAGAAGGCTTGCCGGTGGTAATTATGGTGGATGGATACTCAGCTTCCGCTGCCGAGATTGTTGCCGGGGCAATGCAGGACCTTGATGTTGGCGTGGTGATTGGGGTCCCCAGTTTTGGGAAGGGCTTGGTCCAATCCACACGGCTGCTTCCCGACGACAATATGCTGAAGATGACCACGGCGCGGTATTACACTCCATCGGGGCGTTGCATCCAAAAAATTGATTACGCCGGGGACCAAGCCGGGGGAACGGTGGACACCAGCCACCGCCTGTTCCGCACCCGCATCGGGCGGCCCGTGTACGACCACGGCGGGGTGCTGCCGGACACGCTGGTGCGGCTGCCAGATACTGCCGCAATTATTGCCCGGCTTGCGGAATCGAACCTGTTTTTCCGTTTCGCCAGCCAGTCCGCTTCGGGGATGCGTGCGCTGCCCCAGCGGTTCGCCATCACCGATTCGCTTCTGGCAGCCTTCATGGAATTCTCCACCAACGAGCTGAACGAATCCCAAACGCCGGACCCATTGATTGAGCAGATAGATGACCTGTACGACGATGCCCGCCGCACCCGCCGCAGCGCGCAAGTGGTGGAGCAAATCGAGAAGCTGCGCGGCGTTGCAAAAGCCGACCAACGAAGGGAGATGGAGCGTTACCGCGAGGAGGTCCGCCGCTGGCTGTTTGATGAGATCACCGCACGCTTCACCACCCAGCGTGAGCGTGTGGCGAAATCGCTTCCGAATGATCGCCAAGTCAATGCCGCGCTTGGCTTGCTCCGTTTGGGGGGGAAGGGCTATCGGAAGTTATTGGCGATACGATAA
- a CDS encoding T9SS type A sorting domain-containing protein, with amino-acid sequence MLIRRTAARLAGACAAILLATAPLTAQQTIDRTQPDGESPLVQQLQNQIGQTALNFWTAKLSDYKQQIDRTLSAADLETLNRLRVRWSILTSEMLEKAKNEDAQIEQIEENEATADLEIEQEGMEKLTEVFSIFGTAMEMSGRYRTSLDGLKEEVIGDLATFLTELQSQADRYVAANKKAIMADPEAKRQLIDNRDDFNETIAELKSEKGQEQVGEVYDFGIEPLIMLFNGADLRALFSEALGLPKPVTGFELPESSTLKQNFPNPANTTTTIGYVLTEPASEVMLRIYDANGGLVRSLDQSDQATGDHSVTVDVSELATGSYLYHLTVKTAKGEMVYAKAMRVIH; translated from the coding sequence ATGCTTATACGCCGAACCGCCGCACGCCTTGCGGGCGCGTGTGCCGCTATCCTGCTGGCCACCGCTCCGCTAACCGCCCAACAAACGATTGACCGCACCCAGCCCGATGGCGAATCCCCGCTGGTGCAGCAGCTGCAGAATCAAATTGGCCAGACTGCGCTCAATTTCTGGACCGCAAAACTTAGCGATTACAAACAACAAATTGACCGCACCCTCTCGGCTGCCGACCTTGAAACCTTGAATCGGCTCCGCGTCCGCTGGAGCATCCTGACCAGCGAGATGCTGGAGAAAGCGAAGAACGAGGACGCACAGATCGAGCAGATAGAAGAAAACGAGGCCACCGCCGATCTAGAGATTGAACAAGAAGGGATGGAAAAGCTCACCGAAGTCTTCTCCATTTTTGGAACGGCGATGGAGATGTCCGGACGCTACCGCACATCGCTTGATGGATTGAAAGAAGAGGTGATTGGTGACCTTGCCACATTTTTGACCGAGCTGCAATCGCAGGCCGACCGCTACGTTGCCGCAAACAAGAAGGCGATCATGGCCGACCCCGAAGCAAAACGCCAGCTGATTGATAACCGCGATGACTTTAACGAGACCATCGCCGAATTGAAATCGGAGAAGGGACAGGAACAGGTTGGAGAGGTCTATGATTTCGGTATCGAGCCGCTGATTATGCTTTTCAACGGAGCCGATCTTCGGGCGTTGTTCAGCGAAGCGTTGGGCCTTCCGAAACCGGTCACGGGATTTGAGCTTCCAGAAAGCTCGACGCTGAAGCAGAATTTCCCGAACCCGGCCAACACCACAACCACCATTGGCTATGTGCTTACCGAGCCGGCATCGGAAGTGATGCTTCGGATCTATGATGCCAATGGCGGGCTGGTTCGCTCGCTCGACCAATCCGACCAAGCCACCGGCGACCATAGCGTTACCGTGGATGTCTCCGAGCTTGCCACCGGAAGCTACTTATACCACCTTACCGTCAAGACGGCAAAAGGGGAGATGGTGTACGCCAAGGCAATGCGCGTGATCCACTAA
- a CDS encoding DNA cytosine methyltransferase, translating to MNYIEYINAALQPSHPIGLRAVDLFAGCGGISLGFEAMGIAVDGYEMDPKAASTYNHNLQGHCFTERLTLATPISNGYDIVLGGPPCQPFSVGGHQKGAEDDRNGFPVFINAIRNIQPKLWLFENVRGMLYSNRGYFEHIVAELGELGYRIEYRILNAVNYGVPQNRERLFVVGHRSNFNYPPPLTKTTTVGEAIGDLIDTTIDESKILTPSMDRYVLNYEKASKCVNPRDLHLNKPARTLTCRNIAAPTGDMQRVRLSDGRRRRISIREAARLQSFPDWFTFHGTETQQYYQIGNAVPPILALHLAKSVVQCLTSNEYSNNVLLESPLLSIGAQTMIVFEQ from the coding sequence ATGAACTACATTGAATACATCAATGCTGCGCTTCAACCATCGCATCCGATTGGCTTGCGTGCGGTGGATCTATTTGCAGGGTGCGGTGGTATCTCCCTAGGCTTTGAGGCAATGGGAATTGCTGTTGATGGCTATGAGATGGACCCCAAAGCCGCCAGCACCTATAATCACAACTTGCAAGGCCATTGCTTTACTGAGCGGTTGACGTTAGCCACCCCCATTAGCAATGGGTATGATATCGTTCTTGGGGGTCCGCCATGCCAGCCATTTAGCGTAGGTGGACACCAAAAAGGAGCGGAAGATGACCGGAACGGGTTCCCAGTTTTTATCAATGCGATTCGGAACATACAACCCAAATTGTGGTTATTCGAGAATGTGCGTGGTATGCTCTACTCAAATCGTGGCTATTTTGAGCACATAGTGGCGGAGCTTGGGGAGCTTGGTTACAGGATTGAGTATCGGATCTTAAATGCTGTGAATTACGGTGTTCCGCAAAATCGTGAGCGATTATTTGTTGTGGGGCATCGCAGTAATTTTAATTATCCACCACCCCTAACAAAAACAACAACCGTTGGTGAAGCAATTGGAGATTTAATTGATACAACAATAGATGAGAGTAAAATTTTAACTCCATCAATGGATCGCTACGTATTGAACTATGAAAAAGCCTCCAAGTGTGTTAATCCACGGGATTTACACCTTAACAAACCAGCGCGAACATTAACTTGCCGCAACATTGCTGCGCCAACGGGTGATATGCAAAGGGTTCGCTTAAGCGATGGTAGAAGAAGACGCATTTCCATCCGTGAGGCAGCGCGGCTTCAGAGTTTCCCCGATTGGTTTACATTCCACGGCACCGAGACACAACAGTATTACCAAATTGGGAATGCAGTCCCGCCAATTCTTGCTTTGCATTTAGCTAAATCTGTTGTTCAGTGTTTGACAAGCAATGAATATTCAAATAACGTGCTACTCGAATCACCACTATTAAGCATCGGGGCGCAAACGATGATTGTTTTTGAGCAATGA
- a CDS encoding restriction endonuclease, translating into MKKIRSASIQNLIDETIEILRMVGVSVEKMTKRSAERAAMVLLAVAGVQGNWDRGLNRNRKIKTREIINYINQNFEENISSGSYDNIRRKDLRPLIMAGIVESNADNPQAATNDPTRGYSLTSEMIELMVTYGIANWHLSAQKSLGYKNSLNNQNTYGIPVNLPSSITIELSSGEHNRLQRHIIEDFLPRYGFGAEVLYIGDTKNKFLYLQQSQLSSLGFPIISHEKLPDIIAYSSTKNWLYIIEAVHSSGAINELRIAELQSMAKHSTAGVVFVTAFLTRKDFKKWAADIAWETEVWIAEYPDHLIHFDGKIFIGPHTTAASTDQRS; encoded by the coding sequence ATGAAAAAAATACGCTCTGCTTCCATACAAAACCTTATTGACGAAACCATCGAAATTTTAAGAATGGTTGGGGTATCCGTAGAGAAAATGACGAAGCGATCCGCCGAGCGAGCAGCAATGGTACTCCTTGCAGTAGCTGGCGTACAGGGGAATTGGGATAGAGGATTGAACCGTAATCGAAAGATAAAAACCCGTGAAATCATCAACTATATCAATCAGAATTTTGAAGAAAATATTTCCAGCGGGTCGTACGATAATATCCGTCGCAAGGATCTACGGCCTTTAATTATGGCAGGAATTGTAGAAAGCAATGCTGATAACCCTCAAGCCGCAACAAATGATCCAACACGGGGATACTCACTTACCTCTGAAATGATCGAGCTGATGGTCACATACGGAATTGCGAATTGGCATTTATCTGCACAAAAATCCCTTGGCTACAAAAATTCTCTTAATAATCAGAATACTTACGGAATCCCTGTTAATCTGCCGAGTAGCATTACCATAGAGCTATCTTCTGGTGAGCACAATAGGCTTCAACGGCATATTATTGAAGATTTTTTACCGCGCTACGGGTTTGGTGCAGAAGTGCTATATATAGGGGATACCAAGAATAAATTTCTTTACCTTCAGCAATCACAACTTTCTTCTTTGGGTTTCCCAATTATTTCACACGAAAAGCTCCCTGATATTATCGCTTATAGTTCAACAAAGAATTGGCTGTACATTATCGAGGCAGTGCATAGCAGTGGAGCTATCAACGAGCTTCGCATAGCAGAACTACAATCCATGGCGAAACACTCTACCGCTGGTGTTGTTTTTGTCACGGCTTTTTTAACACGCAAAGATTTCAAAAAATGGGCCGCTGACATTGCCTGGGAAACCGAAGTCTGGATTGCTGAATATCCCGACCATTTAATTCATTTTGATGGTAAAATTTTCATTGGTCCACACACAACAGCGGCATCAACTGATCAACGTTCATAG